The Hypnocyclicus thermotrophus genomic sequence ATAATTTATTTTTGTGTATTTATAAATTTCAATGGCGAACAATTCATATAATTTTTAAAAACTTGTGCAAAATATTTATAATTATTAAAACCTAGCATATCTGCTATTTCATATACTTTATATTTCCCACTATTTAGTAATTCTATTGATTTTTGTATTTTATATTTATTAACAAAATTATTAAAAGTTATTCCCGTTTCTTCTCTAAACTTTCTACTCAAATAACCAGAGCTACAATCCAATTTATCAGCAATATCTTCTATTGATATTTTTTTATTATAATTTTCTTTTATATACTCTATCATTTTTAATATTCGTTTTGAAATCTGTTCATTTGAATACATATAATAATTTATATTTATAATTTCTAAATTTTCTTTTTTATTTTCTATTTTCTCCTTTATTTCATTATAAATTTTTTTATCTTTGATTTTTATTTTTACTTTTTCTATTATTTTTTTTAACTTTTCTTCATCAATAGGTTTTAATAAATAATCAAAAACTTCAAGATGTATAGCTTGTTTTGCATATTCAAATTCTGAATAACTCGAAATTATTATTGTTTCAAAATCAAATTTTTTTTTTGCTTTTTCTATCATTTCCAATCCATTTATTCTAGGCATTTTTATATCTGTAATTACAACATCAGGAAGTAGTTTATTTATTTTTTCTAACCCTTTTTCACCATTTTCTGCATCTCCAATTACTATACACCCCATTTCTAACCAATTAATTGTGTAAATTAAACCTTTCCTAATTATAGATTCATCTTCTACTATTAATATTTTAATCATTTATTTCATCTCCATAAACATATATTAATGGAAGTTTAATTTTCACTTCTACTCCCTCATTATTATCATTTTCTATTCTATTTC encodes the following:
- a CDS encoding response regulator transcription factor, producing MIKILIVEDESIIRKGLIYTINWLEMGCIVIGDAENGEKGLEKINKLLPDVVITDIKMPRINGLEMIEKAKKKFDFETIIISSYSEFEYAKQAIHLEVFDYLLKPIDEEKLKKIIEKVKIKIKDKKIYNEIKEKIENKKENLEIININYYMYSNEQISKRILKMIEYIKENYNKKISIEDIADKLDCSSGYLSRKFREETGITFNNFVNKYKIQKSIELLNSGKYKVYEIADMLGFNNYKYFAQVFKNYMNCSPLKFINTQK